GGACGCTTTGTTTTCAAACCGCAATCGGATGGTGCGTTTATGGCCGATCTCCAGGGCGCGCCTATCCTGATCACCGGCGGGGCTGGCTTCATCGGCGCCCACCTGACGCGCCGCCTGCTGGAGGCCGGGGCGCGGGTCCACCTCATCGTCCGACCGAGCACCGATCTCAGGCGCCTGGCCGGGATGATGGATCAGGTTTCGATCCACCGCGGGGACCTCTTGGATGCGGGAGAGGTGCGGGAGGTGGTAGCGAACGTGCGCCCCCGCTGGATTTTCCATCTCGCCTTCCGACGCGGGCATCCGCACACGCCAGAGGAACGCCTGGGGTTCCTGCGGTCCAGTCTCATGGGCACCGCGCACCTGCTGGAGGCGGCGCGGGATAGCGGAATCACCCGTTTGATCCACATCGGAAGCTCCCTGGAATACGGCCCGTATCCGCGGGCGATCCGTGAGCGGGACCCTTTGCGCCCGACAACCGACCGGGGAGTTGCGAAGGCCGCGGCCAGCCTGCTGGTGGCTTTTTACGCCCGGGCCTTTGGACTGCCCGCGGTTATCCTTCGCCCATTTTCCGTCTATGGGCCCGGCCAGCCTCCGGAGCAGCTCATCCCCACGCTGCTCCGCGCCGCCCTCACCGGGGAGGAGGTCCGCCTGACCGTGCCCGGTTATCGGCATGATTTCGTCTTCGTCGAGGACGTGGTGGAGGCATGCCTGCGCGCCGTCGCGCGATCGGTCCGGCCGGGGGAAGCCTTCAACATCGGCACCGGCATCCAGTGGACCAATGAGGAGGTGGCCGCATGGGTGGAATCCATCACCGGCCGACCCCTTCGCCTGCGGATCGGCGCCCATCCTCCTAGCCCGCCGGACACCTCCTGTTGGGTTGCGGATATCCGGAAGGCCCAACGCCGACTGCAATGGTCACCCCGGTGGGATCTGCCCGCCGGCTTGCGAAGGACCCTGGAATGGATGCAACGCCATGGAGATCCGGCCTGAGATCAGCGTGGTCATTCCGATCTTCCGGAACCGGGAAACCCTCTATCCCCTGTATGCACGCCTGCAATCCGTCCTGGACGGGGCGGGCTGGTCCTGGGAACTGATCGCCGTCCACGACGCCTGCCCCGAGGGCTCCCTAAAGGTGCTGCGGGAGCTCGCCGCGAACGACGAACGGGTTCGGATCCTGGATCTCCCTCGAAACGTCGGCCAGCATCGCGCCATCTGGATTGGCTTGCATGAAGTGCGAGGTCGGTATGTGGTGGTAATGGACGCGGACCTTCAAGATCCACCCGAGGCGATCCCGCTCCTTCGTCGGACGCTGGAGGACAGCGGGGGCCGCTGTTCGGTTGTCTTCGCTGGACGGCGCGGGCGCTATGAAGGGATCACCCGGTTGCTCACCTCCTGGCTGTTCAAGAGGGTGCTTTATCTGGTGTGCGGGGTGCCCGTGGACGCGGGGGCCTTCTGCCTCATGGAGCGCCGGGTGGTAGAGACCTTGAGGCGCTGGGATCCGCCGGAACCGCACCTGCCCACGCTCATCGCCTGTGCCGGATTCCCCGCCTGTGTCATCCCGGTTCTCCGCTCCCCACGCCCCAGTGGGCGCTCCGCATATACGGCCCGGATGCGCTGGCGCCTGGGCTGGCGGATCCTGCGCTCCGCGTGGGCGCTGAAACGGAACCCCGCGCGATTCCTTCGCCATGCCTCCCCGCCTCCGTTCGGACCCGGAGAGGGAATCCCTGGGGGCTGCAACCATCCCGACGGGCCATGAGGATGATCAATCCGATCGAAGCGCACAACCGGCTCCAGCAGGAATATTTCGGACGTCGCATCAAACCGACGATGCGGCCGGAGCGGACTCCTTACGTACTCCGACAAGTAGAGGAGGTCATCCGCTTCGGCGATCTCCGGCCGGGGGAAGTGATCCTGGACGTGGGGTGCGGGATGGGACGCCACGCATTCCTCCTGGCCGAGCGGGGCTTCCGAGTAGAGGGTCTGGAGCTTTCCCCGTTCCTGATCGAGCGAATGCGAGAATTCGACGGCGGACGCTATAACATTCCAGTTTACTGTGCGGACATCCACTGTTGTCCGCCCGAGCTACATGGACGTTACGATGCTCTGGTCGGCTTTTTCGTCCTGCATCATCTTGCTGACTTACCGCAAGCCTTCCGCTCCATGGCCCGGCTCCTAAGGCCAGGAGGCCGCGTGGTCTTCCTTGAGCCCAATCCCCTCAACCCGCTCTATTACATCCAGATCCTCATCACCCCCGGGATGTCTTGGTCTGCGGAACGGGGGATTTTAAACATGCGCCCTCACCAGATCTCCCGGGCGATGGAGCAGGCGGGCCTGCGGTTGACCGCAACGGCGCGCTACGGCTTTTTCCCTCCCTTCTTGTCCAACCATCCATGGGGAGGCCTTCTGGAGCGGATCCTGGAGAAAGCGCTGCTGTGGCGTCCCTTCCTGCCCTTCCAGCTGTTCCGAGGGGAACCGCGATGAGAAAGGTGCTTCTGACAGCCTTGCTCTTCCTCGTCAGCCTATACCTGAGCCTCGCCGCCGGCATCAACAGGGGGGATGAGGCATGGTTTCTACAGGTCATGCGGCGGGTTCATCAGGGAGACGTGCTGTATCGAGACGTTTTCTACGGAGCCGGTCCCCTGGCGGTGTTCCTCACCATGCCCTTGATCTATCTGATCGGAGTGGAGATCCTGGCAGTGAAGATCGTCGTGGCTGCCAGCTACACCGTTTCCATGCTGCTCGGGATGCACATCCTGGAGCGGATAGGCGCAGACCCAAAGTCCCGCCTGATTTTCCTCGGAGTGAACTTGTTGTTCGCACCTCCTGCCCCTCACGCCCCTTATCAATCCCTGGCCAACACTTTCCTGATGGCTGCTTCCGATTCGACCATGGCGGCTTTGAACACTGTGGACCCCAGGGCCAGACTGCTTTTTCTCGCCGGAGCGGGGAGCGCTGCGGGGCTTAGCTTCGCCGCCAAGCAGAACATAGGCGTTTACGTGCTTCTGGCTATCCTCGGAGCCCTCCTCATCAAGCGACCGGGGGCACATCGCGACCTTTGCCGGTGGGCGATCGAGATCCGCACGGCCATCCTCGCCTTTTCGCTGGCTGTCGCCCTAACGTTCCTGCCGATCTGGCTCGGCGGAGGCGGATCGAAGTTCTTGGACTACGGGCTGATCAACAAGCAGGCCTACTTGCGGCTTGCCGGGATCCCTTACACCGACGGACTCCAGGGAGCTCTGCGTAGCCTTCAGGCCCTTTCCCCTCGGGCGACCATAGAGCAGGGGCTCCGGACCCTACGCTTTATGGCGTTCCTGCTGCCCTTCATTGCAGGAGTTTTCTGGATCGCCGGTCTTTCCCGGATTCCAGCAACCAAGCGACCTCATTGGGCCGCCATCGGCCTGTTTGCGGGAGCAGCCTTTCTGGGCGTCTTCCCACGGGCTGATTACGCCCACCTGATCTATGCGATCCCCACCTTATGGATTGTGATCCTGGGCGCGTGGAGCGCTATCAAAATCCGATCGTGGAAGATCACGATCGAACGCGGGGCGGGAGCGTTCATCGCCTTGGCTCTGCTGCTTGCCCTGAGCGCCCCCTCGATACGAGTCCTCCAAGGGCGTCTTACCATCTCCACGCTTCCGCACTTTTATGGTCCTCTTATAGATCCCGCTCTCCAGACCCGAATTCAGGAGGAGGCCGAACAACTGCAAGCACGAGCTCCGGATAATTCCTTGTTCCTCCTTTTCCCTACCGCTGGATTCTATTACCTGGTAGCCGGCTTGCACAACCCGACCCCCTTCGATTTCCCCACCGCTACCTCCTTTGGGCGGAACGGCCAGAAGGAAGTCATTCAGGCGATCCGTGAAGGAAGGATTCATCGGATATGCTACTGGCGCTGGGACTGGAACCTGCGCCCTGTGGAGATCGAGACCTTTGTCGAGCAGGAAATGGAATACGTGGAGGACCTCGGCATCTGCAAACTCTACCGCGCCGGCCCATGAGCGGCCGCCCATCGCTTGCGCCCGCATCCCGAACAGGCTTATAGTTCCCACCGGAGCATCCATCCCGCTCGTTTACCTACCCTGGT
The window above is part of the Thermoflexus hugenholtzii JAD2 genome. Proteins encoded here:
- a CDS encoding NAD-dependent epimerase/dehydratase family protein, whose translation is MADLQGAPILITGGAGFIGAHLTRRLLEAGARVHLIVRPSTDLRRLAGMMDQVSIHRGDLLDAGEVREVVANVRPRWIFHLAFRRGHPHTPEERLGFLRSSLMGTAHLLEAARDSGITRLIHIGSSLEYGPYPRAIRERDPLRPTTDRGVAKAAASLLVAFYARAFGLPAVILRPFSVYGPGQPPEQLIPTLLRAALTGEEVRLTVPGYRHDFVFVEDVVEACLRAVARSVRPGEAFNIGTGIQWTNEEVAAWVESITGRPLRLRIGAHPPSPPDTSCWVADIRKAQRRLQWSPRWDLPAGLRRTLEWMQRHGDPA
- a CDS encoding glycosyltransferase family 2 protein → MEIRPEISVVIPIFRNRETLYPLYARLQSVLDGAGWSWELIAVHDACPEGSLKVLRELAANDERVRILDLPRNVGQHRAIWIGLHEVRGRYVVVMDADLQDPPEAIPLLRRTLEDSGGRCSVVFAGRRGRYEGITRLLTSWLFKRVLYLVCGVPVDAGAFCLMERRVVETLRRWDPPEPHLPTLIACAGFPACVIPVLRSPRPSGRSAYTARMRWRLGWRILRSAWALKRNPARFLRHASPPPFGPGEGIPGGCNHPDGP
- a CDS encoding class I SAM-dependent methyltransferase gives rise to the protein MINPIEAHNRLQQEYFGRRIKPTMRPERTPYVLRQVEEVIRFGDLRPGEVILDVGCGMGRHAFLLAERGFRVEGLELSPFLIERMREFDGGRYNIPVYCADIHCCPPELHGRYDALVGFFVLHHLADLPQAFRSMARLLRPGGRVVFLEPNPLNPLYYIQILITPGMSWSAERGILNMRPHQISRAMEQAGLRLTATARYGFFPPFLSNHPWGGLLERILEKALLWRPFLPFQLFRGEPR